Proteins from a single region of Corynebacterium casei LMG S-19264:
- a CDS encoding ABC transporter ATP-binding protein, which produces MNTKDNSTASRLRIENATIGYDKTVISKNISVEIPHNSFTAIIGPNGCGKSTLLRGLARVITPAEGHVYLDDKDISKYKPKEVARVLGLLPQTSLAPEGIRVADLVARGRAPYQSLIQQWRQSDEDAVNMALTATRLTDLSDRYVAELSGGQRQRVWIAMLLAQQTPIMLLDEPTTFLDIAHQYELMELLRDFHEEGKTVVTVLHDLNQAARYADHLIVMKKGEVITSGVPEEVLTKEMVADVFGLEAMICPDPATSTPTVVPLDPRVANQQPKLTEDGTQVAAGVNNPEFSNTH; this is translated from the coding sequence CTGTAGAGATTCCACACAACTCATTCACGGCAATTATTGGCCCTAATGGTTGTGGCAAGTCCACGCTGCTGCGCGGGCTGGCGCGAGTTATTACACCCGCTGAGGGGCACGTGTATTTGGATGATAAAGATATTTCCAAATACAAGCCCAAAGAAGTCGCACGCGTGCTGGGCTTGCTGCCGCAGACTTCTCTAGCGCCAGAAGGTATTCGCGTTGCAGACCTGGTGGCACGTGGACGCGCGCCTTATCAGTCTTTGATTCAGCAATGGCGCCAGTCTGATGAAGACGCCGTCAACATGGCCCTGACTGCCACCCGTTTGACGGACCTGTCTGACCGTTACGTGGCGGAGCTATCCGGTGGTCAACGCCAGCGCGTGTGGATTGCCATGCTGCTGGCGCAGCAAACACCCATCATGTTGCTGGATGAGCCCACCACCTTCCTGGATATCGCGCACCAGTATGAGCTGATGGAGCTGCTGCGTGACTTCCACGAGGAAGGTAAGACCGTGGTCACAGTGCTCCATGACTTGAACCAGGCGGCACGCTACGCCGATCACCTCATTGTGATGAAGAAGGGCGAAGTGATTACCTCCGGCGTTCCGGAAGAAGTGTTGACCAAGGAGATGGTCGCGGATGTCTTTGGACTCGAAGCCATGATCTGCCCAGACCCAGCCACCAGCACTCCAACCGTGGTGCCATTGGATCCTCGCGTGGCCAACCAGCAGCCGAAACTGACAGAAGACGGAACCCAAGTCGCTGCTGGGGTCAATAATCCAGAGTTTTCTAACACCCACTAA
- a CDS encoding ABC transporter ATP-binding protein, whose protein sequence is MSNQHLLSVAGSSQISSYLWQMLRGRCLALLGVLLLFLAESATALVVPLLIGRIVDLLNTNGSNGVPESFPQMIALLIGAAFAAGLFAWLGGVGIARITETVIAEIREDYVGAALRLPRSTVETAGTGDVVTRASDDIAQVSGTLPDVLPRFFVSIFTVVLIAGTITSIDWRFLLIFLALTPLYVVHVRWYLRTGPPVYQKQRAVESVRGQHILGTLDNLDTVSAHQLGAHQLDRVSVSSWDKVRWAMRTRIVQNWLFGRLNIAQAIGIFAVLGLGVWLAFRGEVTPGAVTAAALLFQRIIGPVNGLMYVMDDFQEALSSLSRLVGVVEVRQKPGDHNSSDTNFDENQNRTLVRIQDLDFAYPNGFEALKGIDVDIAPGETIAVVGATGSGKSTLASLVAGVYSPSSGLLERSISADEVYSLSQETHVFIGTVRSNLTLAKPEATEQEIIDALHRTGAHGFVMALPEGLDTAVGHGARNLEPAQAQHLALARMSLLNPPLIILDEATAEADSADAEVLDKASLAITSNSAAIVIAHRLSQAASSDRILVMDNGRIIESGTHEQLLETETSYARLWQAWSEGATS, encoded by the coding sequence ATGAGCAATCAACACCTACTAAGCGTTGCTGGCTCATCCCAGATCAGCTCATATTTGTGGCAGATGCTGCGTGGCCGGTGCCTGGCGTTGCTGGGAGTCTTGCTGCTATTTCTCGCGGAATCAGCCACCGCGCTGGTGGTACCGCTGCTGATTGGCCGTATTGTTGACCTGCTCAATACCAATGGGAGCAATGGCGTACCTGAGAGCTTTCCGCAGATGATTGCGCTGCTTATCGGCGCCGCTTTTGCCGCGGGGCTCTTTGCCTGGCTGGGCGGGGTGGGGATTGCTCGCATTACGGAGACCGTTATCGCTGAAATCCGCGAGGATTATGTTGGTGCTGCATTGCGATTGCCGCGTTCCACCGTGGAAACTGCCGGCACAGGCGATGTGGTCACGCGTGCATCCGATGACATCGCCCAAGTCTCCGGCACCCTGCCGGATGTATTGCCACGATTCTTTGTTTCTATCTTTACCGTGGTTTTGATTGCTGGAACCATCACCAGCATTGACTGGCGCTTTCTACTGATCTTCCTCGCGCTCACCCCGCTGTACGTGGTGCATGTGCGTTGGTACTTGCGCACCGGCCCTCCGGTCTATCAAAAACAGCGCGCGGTGGAATCAGTGCGTGGCCAGCATATTTTGGGCACCCTGGACAACCTGGATACGGTCAGTGCCCACCAGCTCGGTGCGCATCAGCTAGATCGGGTTTCTGTTTCCTCATGGGACAAGGTTCGTTGGGCAATGCGCACCCGCATTGTTCAAAACTGGTTGTTTGGCCGACTCAACATCGCCCAAGCAATTGGTATTTTCGCAGTGCTAGGACTCGGCGTGTGGCTGGCCTTTCGGGGAGAAGTCACCCCGGGTGCAGTAACTGCTGCAGCGTTGTTATTCCAGCGCATCATTGGCCCGGTTAATGGGCTGATGTATGTCATGGATGATTTCCAGGAAGCACTGTCCTCTCTGAGCCGCCTGGTTGGTGTTGTTGAAGTTCGGCAAAAGCCTGGAGACCATAACAGCAGTGACACCAACTTCGACGAAAACCAGAACCGGACGTTAGTGAGAATCCAAGACCTTGATTTTGCATATCCAAACGGATTTGAAGCACTCAAGGGCATTGATGTGGATATTGCACCCGGGGAAACCATCGCTGTGGTGGGTGCGACAGGCTCTGGAAAATCTACCCTGGCATCGTTGGTTGCCGGGGTTTATTCACCAAGCAGCGGCCTGCTTGAACGCAGCATTTCTGCCGATGAAGTCTATTCGCTTTCCCAAGAAACCCACGTCTTCATTGGTACGGTGCGCTCGAATCTGACCCTGGCAAAGCCAGAGGCCACGGAGCAAGAAATCATCGATGCCCTGCACCGGACTGGTGCCCATGGTTTTGTCATGGCCTTGCCGGAAGGCCTTGATACGGCGGTTGGCCACGGAGCCCGGAACCTGGAGCCGGCCCAAGCACAGCACCTGGCGCTTGCTCGTATGAGTCTGCTTAATCCGCCGCTGATCATCTTGGATGAAGCAACAGCTGAAGCAGATAGTGCCGATGCTGAGGTCCTGGACAAGGCATCACTCGCCATTACTTCGAACAGCGCGGCCATTGTCATTGCCCACCGCTTGTCCCAAGCAGCCAGCAGCGACCGCATCCTGGTCATGGACAACGGCCGAATCATCGAATCCGGTACACACGAACAACTACTTGAAACTGAAACTAGCTACGCCCGGCTTTGGCAGGCGTGGTCTGAAGGAGCAACATCATGA
- a CDS encoding ABC transporter transmembrane domain-containing protein: MTVVNPADSAEDPVHDWGQGQAPDNPTPPRILFDPNWTPRQLSFALIRANAKRLSAASLLLMTFGICNMLMPTVVGRVVDDVATPAFGGVRFADFSYDLYLWFGALAGLYVVMHFGFQIGSRTGWLAVQRSQYELSQAVIERVLSPRGFAGAQRAPGQLLSIATGDTQRASQVFYIIVYPPSQVAALLVAVITLFIINPWLGLGIVIGLPILLALMHLAATPLRARSLKEQYTLADAAGAAADLVSGFRVISGLHAQKTAAANYRTFSQEALRTTISARNARAAFEGVTTTGSQLVAVLVALAAIVMALNGMISAGELITATGVAVIMISPIQELVGTLGSMWAISQASSQRVLDLLNAGSHPATAGTVELEDDENFIAFEELDLAGNKVDGRIEPDEFVVLNLPQESATQLTEILTLKRMAKEGTFVIGGFDITAITPKSLHSQLLVLPHHPGLFAGTVLENVQFNGGREVDAHDAREALEVAALGDHELPDGLAARLGDGALELSGGQRQRIALARAVAANPRILVLVEPTTSVDAVTEEIIAKRLRARREGLLTVVISSSRAFNAIADRVIAPVKVSVT; the protein is encoded by the coding sequence ATGACTGTTGTTAACCCCGCTGATTCTGCGGAGGACCCGGTTCATGACTGGGGCCAAGGCCAAGCACCTGATAATCCAACACCACCGCGAATCCTCTTCGATCCCAATTGGACACCACGCCAGCTCAGCTTCGCACTGATTCGGGCTAACGCGAAGCGGCTGAGCGCAGCATCCCTGCTTCTCATGACCTTTGGTATTTGCAACATGCTCATGCCCACGGTGGTCGGACGCGTAGTAGACGATGTTGCAACCCCTGCCTTTGGTGGGGTGAGATTCGCAGACTTCTCTTATGACCTGTACCTGTGGTTCGGTGCACTGGCTGGGCTGTATGTAGTCATGCACTTTGGTTTCCAAATAGGAAGCCGCACCGGTTGGCTAGCCGTGCAACGCTCACAATATGAGCTCTCCCAAGCAGTCATCGAACGGGTCTTGTCCCCGCGCGGATTCGCGGGCGCACAACGCGCGCCGGGCCAGCTGCTTTCTATCGCCACTGGTGATACCCAGCGCGCCAGCCAAGTCTTTTACATCATTGTTTATCCGCCCAGCCAAGTCGCTGCGCTGCTGGTCGCAGTCATCACATTGTTCATCATCAATCCCTGGTTGGGCTTGGGCATTGTTATCGGTCTGCCTATCCTGTTGGCACTGATGCATCTTGCGGCCACACCGCTGCGGGCGCGCAGTTTGAAAGAGCAGTACACCTTGGCTGATGCAGCCGGTGCCGCAGCCGACTTGGTGTCAGGCTTTAGGGTTATCTCCGGTCTTCATGCCCAGAAAACCGCCGCGGCGAATTATCGGACTTTTAGCCAGGAAGCCCTGCGCACCACCATCTCAGCCCGAAATGCCCGGGCTGCTTTCGAAGGCGTGACCACCACGGGGTCCCAGTTGGTGGCGGTGCTTGTGGCGTTGGCCGCGATTGTCATGGCGCTTAACGGCATGATTTCCGCCGGCGAGCTGATTACCGCAACCGGTGTTGCTGTCATCATGATTTCCCCGATTCAAGAACTCGTGGGGACCCTTGGCTCCATGTGGGCGATTTCGCAGGCTTCCTCACAACGCGTGCTGGACCTGCTCAATGCCGGTTCCCACCCTGCAACAGCGGGCACCGTGGAGCTCGAAGATGATGAGAATTTCATCGCCTTTGAAGAATTAGACCTTGCCGGAAACAAGGTGGACGGGCGCATTGAGCCGGATGAATTCGTGGTGTTAAACCTGCCGCAGGAATCTGCAACGCAACTGACTGAGATTCTCACGCTCAAACGAATGGCTAAGGAAGGAACCTTTGTCATTGGCGGATTCGATATCACCGCTATTACTCCAAAGTCCCTGCATTCACAGTTGCTGGTTCTTCCACACCACCCAGGACTGTTCGCCGGCACGGTGTTAGAAAACGTGCAGTTCAACGGCGGTAGGGAAGTAGATGCCCACGACGCCCGTGAGGCTTTAGAAGTTGCAGCGTTGGGCGACCATGAGCTTCCCGATGGCCTCGCGGCCCGCCTTGGTGACGGCGCACTAGAACTATCCGGTGGCCAGCGTCAACGCATTGCACTGGCACGCGCAGTGGCTGCGAACCCACGCATTCTAGTCCTAGTGGAGCCCACTACGTCGGTGGATGCTGTGACGGAGGAGATCATAGCTAAGCGGCTGCGTGCCCGCCGCGAGGGACTGCTGACGGTGGTTATTAGCTCTAGCCGCGCGTTTAACGCTATTGCTGACCGCGTGATTGCCCCGGTGAAAGTGAGTGTGACATGA
- a CDS encoding siderophore-interacting protein: MANSLRPLEIFPITTRFLKVIRAEDVTPGMRRVTLGGEQLKAHTADNGYPVAEFRSDGFDDEFKILIDHPEAENSVGPTQLDGVLNWSRGEGAKLIRTYTVRRWDPEAGEIDVDFVNHGVGPATSWARNVKPGETIQIAGPKSSSVHPEGADWVLIGADETALPAVGRWLEEWPEGARGQVFIEVEEESHRQDLVVPEGVELTWLVRHGAEAGTTALLFDALKAAEWWDGNVFAWVAGEAGTLTPIRRWLKREKNLDKDQIEVTGYWKKQKVTASAENPELPDFSASENVREVFHELSEITPGFALRVAATLDLGPIMGSDVNSLEQLVEATGANEFGLFKLLRYLESIEVTQQTPSGWKLTDMGRELDTEYVSEDLNLDGPFARRELAVVTGLLDAVREGTQTNYSETDGLIQQRVEAETEYAGWVAGALAADGAFANLRTVAIAGPGVRAFAQAIADKHKDTAVTIVGNKAELAAHQANTTNERITLHTDLGDADAVLLVEAINERSDFESIALLKEAATHGRLYYFARVLNPVRAHDHDFEEDLGHFVLSGGGSRTAEELDELFEAAGLGIPQRRTIGWGLTLHEFGV; encoded by the coding sequence ATGGCCAACAGCCTTCGTCCACTTGAGATTTTCCCGATTACCACCCGTTTCCTTAAGGTCATTAGAGCAGAAGATGTCACCCCGGGCATGCGCCGCGTGACTCTCGGCGGTGAGCAACTCAAAGCTCACACTGCAGACAACGGTTACCCGGTAGCTGAATTTCGCTCGGATGGTTTTGATGATGAATTCAAGATTCTCATTGACCATCCAGAGGCGGAGAATTCTGTTGGCCCAACGCAGCTTGATGGCGTGCTCAATTGGTCCCGCGGTGAAGGCGCCAAGCTAATCCGTACCTATACCGTTCGCCGCTGGGATCCAGAAGCCGGTGAGATTGACGTGGACTTTGTCAACCACGGCGTAGGGCCTGCCACCAGTTGGGCGCGCAACGTGAAACCGGGGGAGACCATTCAGATTGCCGGGCCGAAGTCATCGTCGGTGCATCCGGAAGGCGCTGATTGGGTGCTCATCGGCGCGGATGAGACCGCATTGCCGGCAGTGGGCCGATGGCTGGAGGAATGGCCCGAAGGAGCCCGGGGCCAGGTGTTTATCGAGGTTGAGGAAGAATCCCACCGCCAGGACCTAGTTGTTCCAGAAGGTGTGGAGTTGACCTGGCTGGTGCGCCACGGCGCTGAGGCTGGCACCACCGCATTGCTTTTCGATGCTTTGAAGGCCGCCGAATGGTGGGACGGCAACGTCTTCGCGTGGGTTGCTGGGGAGGCTGGAACACTGACTCCGATCCGCCGTTGGCTAAAGCGGGAAAAGAACCTGGACAAAGACCAGATTGAAGTCACCGGTTACTGGAAGAAACAAAAGGTCACAGCCTCTGCCGAAAACCCTGAGCTGCCTGATTTCAGCGCGAGTGAAAATGTGCGCGAGGTATTCCATGAGCTCAGCGAAATCACCCCGGGCTTTGCCCTGCGCGTCGCCGCGACCTTGGACCTTGGCCCCATCATGGGCTCCGATGTGAACAGTCTTGAACAGTTGGTGGAAGCAACCGGCGCGAATGAGTTTGGTCTGTTTAAACTCCTGCGTTATCTCGAATCAATTGAGGTCACGCAACAAACCCCTTCCGGTTGGAAGCTTACGGACATGGGCCGTGAGCTAGATACAGAATACGTTTCTGAAGACCTCAATTTGGACGGACCTTTCGCCAGGCGTGAGCTGGCGGTGGTCACGGGTCTGCTCGACGCGGTTCGTGAAGGCACTCAAACCAATTACTCCGAAACTGACGGTTTGATTCAACAACGAGTAGAAGCAGAGACCGAATACGCAGGCTGGGTCGCTGGTGCACTTGCTGCCGATGGAGCCTTCGCCAACCTCCGCACCGTGGCCATTGCTGGACCTGGCGTCCGCGCCTTTGCCCAGGCGATTGCCGATAAACACAAAGACACTGCTGTCACCATTGTGGGAAACAAAGCCGAACTTGCCGCGCACCAGGCTAATACCACCAATGAGCGCATTACTCTCCACACTGACTTAGGCGATGCGGATGCCGTGCTGCTGGTTGAAGCAATCAATGAACGCTCAGACTTTGAATCCATCGCGCTGCTAAAAGAAGCTGCAACGCACGGCCGCTTGTACTACTTTGCCCGCGTGCTGAACCCAGTCCGTGCTCATGACCACGACTTTGAAGAAGACCTTGGGCACTTTGTGCTCAGCGGCGGTGGCTCGCGCACCGCGGAAGAACTCGACGAGCTCTTTGAAGCAGCCGGACTTGGTATTCCACAACGTCGCACCATTGGCTGGGGCTTGACCCTGCACGAATTCGGCGTGTGA